TGCCCGGGCCGACGGGCAGACCCGGCCTGCGCTACGTCGTGCGGACGGATGGGAGGGGCGGGAGTCCGCGAGAGGGGCGGGAGGTCGAGCTAGCGCGTGGTCACCGGCTGCATGGTCGGGGCCAGGAGGCTCTTCCGGCGGTTCATGGAAATGGTCCGGTCAATGATCGAACCGCAGTTCAGGCACTTCCAGGCGTAGAAGATGAGGAAGAAGTCGGAGAACCGCTCCAACATCATCAACCCCTTACACTTGGGACATTCCATAAGGAAACCTCCTTTGGTGTCGCCAGCTTAGACAGGTGGAACCGTAGAGCAATTCTTGGACCATTTGAGCCATTGCTTGTGTTTTAATTTTAAATATCAATCAGTTACGATGTTTTCCGGGGATTGGGATTTTCCCTGATGTCAAGGGATTGACTCCAAAAATCGTCACTTTGCTGAGTGATTCGCGTCACAGGAGGGGATGGTGCCTGCCGCAGACCGGGGAGGTGGAATCAGCCGATGGCCTGAGGCGGAACGTCCGCGCGAGCGGCTCATCCGGGAAGGGCCGGAGGCCCTCTCCGACGCCCAGCTCCTCGCGATCCTGCTGCGCGTCGGCCGTCCGGATTCGTCGGCCGTGCAGGTGGCGATGGAGCTGTTGGACCGGCTGCAAGGGCTCCAGGGATTTGCGAACCGCGGGGTGGACGAGCTCTGCCGCGTCCCCGGCATCGGGCCGGCCAAGGCCGCGCAACTGAAAGCCGGGATCGAGCTGGGCCGGCGGGTCCTGGCCGCACCGCTGGCCACCCGGGCCTGCATCGGGTCGAGCCGGGACCTCTTCCGCCACTACTATCCGCTGCTGCGGGACCTCCGCCACGAAGTCTTCAAGATCGTCCTGCTGGATGCCAAGCACCGGATCCTGCGGGACGCCACCGTGTCCCGCGGCAGCCTCACGCTCAGCATCGTCCACCCCCGGGAAGTCTTCAACCTCGCCGTGCGCGAATCTGCGGCGGCGGTGATCCTTCTGCACAACCATCCCAGCGGCGATCCCCAGCCCAGCGCGGAGGACCGGGCCCTGACCGCGCGGCTCATCGCGGCCGGCGACGTACTGGGGATTCCGGTGCTGGACCATTTGGTGATCGGGGACGGCCGGTACGTCAGCTTCGCCGACGAGGGCTGGCTGGAGCGCGGCGGCGACGGGAGCGCGCTGCCGGAAACCGGGGGCGGACGCAGGCGCGGCGCGGGCCGCCGCGGCCGCCGGTCGGACTCAGAGCCGGGACGGGCGTGAAACCGTTTGCTCGACCCGGACGGTTTTGTTATATACACCCAACCAGCAGCCAGCACCGAGCCCCGTGCCTGTCCGCCGCTCCGACTGAGCCTCGGACAGGGGAGGGGAGGAACCAGGGGAGAGCGGGTATGGCCAGCCGACAGCCTCGCCCCGGCCATGTAAGCTCTGGACGTTCCGCCGGCCCGTGGCCTGTGGCCCTGTGCTGGGTCCTCCTTGCCTGCTGCTGGCTAGGCTCAGCCGGAAGCGCCTCCGCCGCCTCGCCCGCACCGCTCGGCAAGGGCGTCTTTCTGGTCGCCAGCCCCGCCCTGCAGGATCCGAACTTTCTCCAGTCCGTCATCCTGATCTGCGAGCATGGTCCTGAAGGGACCCTGGGCGTCGTCCTCAACCGTCCCACCGGCCTGCTCCTGTCGGAAGCGTTGCCGCAGATCTCCGTGCTCAAGGGAACCTCCTACGTCCTGTTTGCCGGCGGGCCGGTGCAACCGGGCGGGATCCTGATGCTGTTCCGGGTGACCAAGGCGCCGCAGGACTCGCGCTCGGTGATGGAGGGAATCTATCTCGGGGGCGACCTGGAGACGCTGACGCAGGTGATCACGAAGCCGGAGCCGACGGAGACCTTCCGGGCCTTCGCCGGCTACGCCGGCTGGGCGCCCGGACAGTTGGAAGCGGAGCTGACCGGGGGCTCCTGGGCCGTCGTGCCGGCCGACTCCTTCAGCATTTTCGACAAGGACCCGGCCAACCTCTGGGCGGACTTGGTCGAAGCGCTCAAGACGCCGGGGCCGGTGCGTGCTCCCGTCATTCCTGCTCCCTCACGGGCACAGGGCATCACAGGGCCTCATCATTCACGTCTTCGTCCAGCCGGGGAGTTCGTCGTCATCCGGAATTGATTGAAGGGGGTCTCATGAAGCCATCCAACGTCAAGGCGATCCGAAACGTTGCCGTCGTGTCGTACACGGGGGCGGGCAAGACCTCGCTCGTGGAGGCGCTG
This portion of the Nitrospirota bacterium genome encodes:
- a CDS encoding YqgE/AlgH family protein, which encodes MALCWVLLACCWLGSAGSASAASPAPLGKGVFLVASPALQDPNFLQSVILICEHGPEGTLGVVLNRPTGLLLSEALPQISVLKGTSYVLFAGGPVQPGGILMLFRVTKAPQDSRSVMEGIYLGGDLETLTQVITKPEPTETFRAFAGYAGWAPGQLEAELTGGSWAVVPADSFSIFDKDPANLWADLVEALKTPGPVRAPVIPAPSRAQGITGPHHSRLRPAGEFVVIRN